A window of Sorex araneus isolate mSorAra2 chromosome 3, mSorAra2.pri, whole genome shotgun sequence genomic DNA:
TGGTTCCTATTCCTCCAGCTTGTTCTGGGGCCAACTCCTCTCACGAGCCTGGGGACGAAGGAAGCCATAAAGAACTTCCGTAACTTAAATGTGGATTATCCCAGGGTTAAATTCCACAAGAATTTTCTGGACTACTGTAATGGTATAATGACCCTTGTGAGGGGCACAAGGCAGTCCCCAGCTTGCCCAAGGATCCATTATGTGATGCATGTCCCCTGGAATTTGATGCAGACTTTCTGCAGAAAAAGTGACAGCTTCTGTGAGAATTACAATGAATACTGTGCGCTCACCCCAGATACTCTGCCCCTCACGATCTGTTCCCTGAGCAAGAAACAGTCGCTTAGCAGCTGCCGCTACAAATCTATCATCACCAACCAAAGAGTCTACCTGCTCTGCTCCAAAAAGGAAGATGCACAGCCGATGGGTATCATTGGCATCTTTTAGGGAAGGAAGACTTTCCTTCCCCAACACGCTCACCACGACCACACACCAGCCTGTTCTCACCTCCCACACTCTAATGATCAAGGTGTCCTCCCTGACTTCAGACACTaggaagaggggtggggggatgttcAGAGCCCTGGCTATCAGGCAGTCATTCTGTCATCTAAGGTTTTTCTAACTTGTttacctctcccttccccctcccccctctcccacagACAGTCTTACCCACCCAAGTAGCTGACTATGTCCAGTTGGCAGCCATTGTCAGTCCACACCGGCACCGGGCCAGATCCTGAATCCTGGAGGAAGGCCCAGAGCCTCTGCTCAGCCCATGGCAACAGGCACCCCGCTCTGTGTCTCAGCTCCCCACCTACCagttttctctgtctccctccatTTCCCTTATAACTTCCTCTTGTTTATTCACCCAAACAGTGATTATCTCTAGTAAGAGGAACCTCTGCATTACCTGACCCTCATCTTAGCCTCACTTCTCTATAAACCACCTTCTCAGTCCCAAATTTGCTCCTCCCCATGAATTCGTAGTTTTTCACTTCATTAAACCTACGTGTTCTCCCTTCTCCTATCACAAAGTCCAGGccagcctctccctcccaccccatgctCCTTTACTTACCCTGTCTTCCTGTCTCCTACctcatccttccatccttcccaccTGGACCCTCTGGAATGTCAAGTTATCTTCTCTGAtgtcaatgttttcttttctcaagACTCTTCCTAACATCCTCCAAAACCCGAGATCTACTGCTGACAAGGGGATCTGAGCTATAGTCACAAAAAGCTAAAACCACGTCTGGGCTATGTAGGATATAGtcattgaaagaaatagaatgttttggttctggtttgggggccacacctgtcaatgtttaggacttactcctcgctGTGCCAAGGGTCTGATCGGGTtccactgcatgcaagagaaATTCTCtcccactttactctctctcaggcccctggaTGAAACTGGGTGAAGAGTATACAAATTTTATTCTGTACTATGTTTGAATTTTCATGTGAATCTataattacttttgtttttctttttgggccacacccggtgatgcacaggggtcactcctggctctgcactcaggaattacccctggcggtgctcaggggaccaaatgagatgctgggaatcgaacccaggtcagccacgtgcaaggcaaatgccctacccactctgctatggATCCAGCCCTGAATCTAGAATTACTTttgaattaaaagagaaaaagcataCATCAATCAATTtgtctctgttccttttttttttttccctcagtacATTAAAGCCTCTATCAGTCTTGAAGGCACCACTCTTACCATCTTTCTCCCCCCAGCCTTTGGTAGATGCTCCATCTCGTGCATACTACCATGGGGTGTGGGCAGGGAAAAGCTCAAAGGAGGTCTGGGTGTTAAAGTACATTCTTTCCCCCGATAACTCTaaaacaaactctttttttttttgtttttgctttttgggtcatacctggcaatgcacagaagttacttctggctctgcactcaggaattactcctggccatgctcagggaaccatatgggatgctgggaattgaaccggggtcagccgtgtgcaggcaaatgccctacccgctgtgctatcgctccagcccctaaaacaaacTCTTCATAGAAGTCAGGTTACAGATTCTTGGCCCATTTTGCTGCCTTTTATTTCTCTCCCATCAAAACCCTAGAGAACCAGGGTAGGGCCCAGTACCCCAGGGCCCCTGGACTGATGCAGGAGGGCAGTAGAAGCTTCAGGTGCAATTGGATGGAACTTTCTGTTGGTTTAGTTAAAGTAGGTAGAAAGAAGGTAGAATTCTTATGGGTTCATGagcgttttgtttttttttttctaaaataggagtggtagggtcagagagatagataatacaatagataagacatttgccttatacTGCTGACcggggttccagccctggcaccacatagagttcccctgagccctgccacaaatgatccctgagcacaaagccaggagtaatccctgagcacaaataagtgtggccccccaaagcaaCTCCTCCCAAAAGGGGTCATGGGTCAAGTAAATTTGAGAACCTCCAGTCTAAGCTGATGCTCTCTGGGTTGCTTCTGTCAACTCAGGAATTGTTGCTCCTCTTGGGGAGGCGAGGAGTGTAGAGTGAGGATGCTAGTAATGTGTCAATATAAGTGACAAAGATGTTTGCATCCACATCTGCTTCATCACCTCCTTCCAAATGTTTTCCTTGGTCCTGTTCTTAGAGACTCTTGTTGGGAGGAAACTAAGTCTTGACTATGAGGCTAAATAGGGTAAATTGTGCTGAGCTAGAAAGTGGAATCCTTgcgagttctctctctttctcctctccatcattttttctctctcccttcacgAACCCCCGTGTCCAGAGTTCATTGTTAGTTGCTGCACACACCACTGTTTATTGTGTCCGCCCACCCCGGTGTTAGAAATGCCGTGTAAGATGAGGTTACTTTCTACTTTGAAGTCTTCTGGTCATAGGTGCCAGCACCCTTGTAGCCACTCACATAGCCCGAGTTGTCGGTCGTATCTGTTCGACCTGCCAGGCCTTTGCCTTTGCCGCTCTCGTCGAAGCGCTCCTTGTGGGAGCCAGTGTATTTACTGGTGTCTGTCAGTCGCTCCACTCCGCCCACGTTGCTGACTTTCTACAAGATAGAGAATGAGGAGTTTGATCCTTCTTGTTTCCCCAAAGGCAGCCCCTGTTCTTAAAAATGGCTCCAGACTGTGCGAGGGCTCAGAGGTCTACCTTTTTTGTGGTGCTGTTTTCTTAGGCTCTTAGATGTCGGGAGGATCTGTGGCAAAAGCTACCACTTGTGAGGGAGGCATTATGTGGAATTTTCTGCTTCCAGAGGAGTCATTCTGACTAAGCTACAGCCAGAGGATTTCAAAGCCAGACCTGAACCGCAGGTCCCTCCTAGTGGGAAGGTCCTATTTGAAAGCTAAGGTACAAAGAGCTATCCGTGAAGAGGAAAAAATAGGGACCACAGGGTTGATGAGAAGCAGAAAATTAGAGATCAGACCTTATATaagagcagggggaggagaggggttcAATGTCCTCCCCAAACCACCCAACCCTGGTTGCTGGGCTCAGACACTGGAGACTTGGGAATGAGCCTATTTCTACCATTAAACTAGCTGTAGAATTTAGCACTTCATTGCTATCTTTGGGCCAGTTTTCCCATTTCTAGATGATCCCCAAAACTAACTGGGAATGGAAGGTTTCCTGCCTCATCGCTCTATAGTATTCATGTTAGCAGGGATCAGGTGTATCAGAAAGTAGGTGGGGGAACTAGGAGCATCAGGGATTTAGGAAAGCTGGGGCACAGATAGGGGTGAAGAATGCCACTCACAGTAACACCACTGGTAGTTGGATCCTGGCCCTCCAGAAGCTTGTAAACCTGCTGTAGGCCATCTTCTGGGCTCTTTGCCTTGAAACGCTTCTGGCCCAGTTCCTTCATTGCCTCTTGGAACTGCTGAAATGTGATGGTTCGGGTATTCTTGGCCCTGGTCAGTAAGACACATTCAGGAACTCGAGTGGGAACTCATCACCTTCCAAGGTTCAAGCGTCCCCTTACTCAGACTTGGCCTCTCGACCAAGAGAACAGGCAAGCACGCAGTGCTGGGTACCCAGGAGATCCATTACAAATGTTCTGCCACATAAACCCTCCCCTGTCCCTTGACCTGATTTGTTCTACCCACCACTCCATTTCCATCGTTGGTCTCTTACTTGACTTTGCTGAACACAATGTCCACATCAGTGGAGGTGACTGCCTTGCCGTCTATGATGCCACAGTCTTTGCACAGCTTGGCAAAGTTCTtgttgttcatttcattgcctttGCTTGACGTATCTCCAAAAACAGCAAACTTCTGGAATGTTTTCTCTGCCTCCGATGCCATGTCCAatttgaggggggagggtggtggtgggggagtctTGGGGGGAAGgttggagggggagggcagaCTAAAAATAAGGATGGGGTCAAGAAAAAGCCAGAATCACAACAGGAATAAATAAATCCCTTCgttcctgttttctccctccccccccgcccccccccccgccattccACCACGCCCACCATATCCTATCTACACTCCCAGCATTGGAGATACTAGTGGGGCTCCTATATCCTGAATAATCACCACCATCAGCCACTCTCCCAGCACTTTTGAGTACCTCTCAGTGCCCATATGGAATGTCACCCTTCCTAGCCTTTATATGTAGGTGTGTGCAGCTATGTGGAAGTCAGCTGGTTAGGAGACTCTAAGGTAAAAGAGACTTAGAGAAAGACAGGAAGCTTTTATGACCTTAGCAATGACATCATCTGGCATTCCTGGTCAAATTGCCTTTGTTCTGCTTCATACCAAAAGCTGAAGAGAGcacaaggcagggggtggggtcgtGGTtgaccaggtttttttttttcctatctgcCATCCCAGGCAGTGATCAACATGGAGAATCCCACTGTTGACTGATCATCTTCAAtaggaactttattttttaaactggggctggagggggcagttggggagctagctcaaagggctggagcacatgtttttgcTGTGGAGTTTGTGTTTTAATCCCTAGCAAGACGTGGTCTCACAAGTATTACTAAATCTTGCTGGGTGTGCCTCATCctgcaacaaaacaaaatgaaacaacttCAAATAGTATATACCTTACAATATCAGGGGATAATATgtggtgttgggctggagcaataggacagtgggtaggtagggcgtttgccttgcatgtggcgactcaggttcaatttttctgtccctctcggagagcccggcaagataccgagggtatcctgcccgcatggcagagcctggcaagctacccctggcatatttaatataccaaaaacagtaacaagtctcacaacggagatattactagtgcctgctcgagcaaatcgatgaacaacaggacaacagtgctatagtgcaatatGTGGTGTTGCTGTGGGGAGCTGCAGAGTGGGGTATAGTCCCCAGACTGTGCTACCATTATCTACACTTCTGCTGGGTCCACCACAATCTCTTGTGATTGTGAGGGCAGGGTGAGGTGAGGGCAGAGAAGGTCAAGACACACAAAGAGTGAACATACAAGCCTGCCCTCTACCCAGGCTTCCCAAGGTACTTGCTTATTCTCatcagagtttctgaagacaaatagtgaagcaaagaaattttatttaaggaatgtgagaggagagagagagagagagagagagagagagagagagagagagagagagagagagagagagagagagagagagagatgttccagagagaacatggactttttgagagaaaaaggagagaagcaACCCTAAAATAAATTACACAGCTCAAGTTTGGATGCGGGTGACTCTCAGGGATGACAATTACCCTATAAATAAGAGGAAACAGTTGCATACCCAGAGTAGATtggtgtatgagtgtgtctgtgtgtgtgtgtggggggggggggggtgggacagGAAGACAAGATGGAGAATGCATAACCCTCCCCTCTTCTTCAAAGCTGATTTTACAGGGTATTCCAAGCAGCCTCGCTTTGAGGTCCAGCATGAAGGCAGTTGAAAAGGAGGGACTGTGAAATGTCCCTTGATGAGTTTGAACTGGTTTTGACTTCCTGAAGTTCAACTGAAATTCATGCTTCCTCTTGCAGTGCCAAGTACCTGGTCCGTAGTGACTACTACTCAATTCTTCAAAAATTATGTCTGTATTTCTGTCCTCAATTTCTCCTCCTGCTCTCTCTTGTTTTTTGCCTGGATAggcctctcttttcttctgcaaAACCtgttgcctggggctggagagatagcacagtgggtagggcgtttgccttgcatgtgggccaacccgggtttgattcccagcatcccatagggtcccctgagcattgccaggagtggttcctgagtgcagagccaggagtagcccctgagcatcgctgggtgtgacccaaaaagccaaacaaacaaacaaacaaaacaaacaaacaaacaaacaaaaaaacctgttgCCTGCTCTTAATGACACTAAAATCACGGGGGTCCAGGCAGTCAGCTGCAGGGAATTTCTGTATTACTGCAAAGCCCAAACAGCTCTCCGCCCCTGCTCCTGGAACTCTATTTACACACAGAAGATAGTCAACTTAGTCTGTGATGTAGATTGCACATAGTAGGTGCGGTTGGATAGCGATGTCCCAAACAATTGTCAGAATACTATGTgaacttaatatatttttgagtttgTGTGTTGTCTGCTAGTGGAGACAAACTGCATGGCCAGAAAGCTCTGATCTCCTACTAGAGAGGAGGGGAGACAATTGGAACAGGACTCGCCCTCGAAACACAATCATGTACACATCATTTCCCCTACCTTCATGCCTTCCAGCAACCGCAGGATCATGAACTTCTAGACAGGCTATGACTGACTGGATTCGACACCCCTTTGAATTCCATCTGTGGAGTGGCTGGTACATAGCAGCTACTTAAAACTCTTAGTTAAAGGTAGTGTGAAACTGCTTGTCCTCCCAGGGAAGGAAGCTGAAGGGAGAGGTGAGTCCTGCTGGGCCGCCTATTCCTGGGCTGAGCCGCCCAGAGAAGCCTTatcagaggggagcaggttgTCATCTCTGTTAAACCTCAGAGGGAGACCCCGAAGGGGAAGAAGCAAGCGGATCCTAGTGGAAATTTCCCACCTCCTGTCTGTCCTCCCCATGCCCCCGTGTAGGCCCCTTATCAGGTTCCCCCTGAGTCATTCTGACCCAGAGACAAATTTAGCTGCTGGAACCTCCAGgttcttccctcccccactccaaggAAGCCGGACTGGGGAAGGGCAGCGCTTCTCATCCCCAGCTCCAGCTCCGTCAGGACTGGGAGCTCTTCTGCTCTGTGCGTCTTTAGTAGGGTCTGGATCCCAGCAGGCTTCCCCTGGTCCAGGAGAGTGTTAACCCGGCTGCTAAGGGGAGTGGGGAATAGGCGGGGAGCCAGGGCGCCCAGCTTCTGTGCCAGTTTCTAGGGGCACGGGAGTGGGGAACAGAGGAAAACGTGGATATTCCAAATTGGGGTACTTAGGGGGAAGGTCCTTTAAATTGCGTTGTTGAGAGCTGGGCTTGATCCCGACGGGTGCTCCCACCCGGGACCCCCTCCTCTCTGGGCCCCTCCTTCTTTCCAACAGACCCTGCCAAGCAGGGATGAAAGGGGCATTGATGTtcctggggcgggaggggagctgtggggggtgagggtggtggttcCCAGGCAGAAGGGGGCGGGAAATTTTggggtcctggggggaggggccagtCTGCGCTGGGGTTGCAGTTGGCAGCTCCTATTCCATTGGCCATTGTTCCCCAACTGGCCTGTAGcccggccccccacccaccctcaacTCCCCCCAAGTGGCCGCACAGGAATCGGGATGAGGAGGCCAGGGTGGGGagcagcgggggaggggagctggaagGGGTATAGGTAGCAAGAGACGGTCCGGTCCTGTTTCCTTTTGCCAAAGAAAGTTCCCAACCCCCTGAGCCACATCACCATCCCATTCCGGGTGGCCTCCCTCTTAACTGGGACGAAGAGGGTGCATgtaggttggggtgggggaggggggaggcgtcAGGCAGGCCCTAACCGCGACACCGGGCAGCGGAGGTCCCAGCCTCCTCCCCGCTCGGGCCGGACCCGCAGGGGTTAGCAGCGTCGCCCCAGGGTCTCTGGGTCCCAGCCCGGGACATCCCGTCCTCCCCAAGCCCCTACTTCGCGTCGCGCACACTCaactccacacccccccccccccccgggcctgtTTACCCTGGACTCGGAGCCCCTGGgggtccctgccccaccccttcctccctggcctttACCCGGGAGTCCCAGTCGGCCCTCGTCCCACCCCCCCTTTGTCTGTGCTCTCCCTCTATTTAtagcgcccccccccctccccgcgcgcCCCTCCAGGGCTTGTTTTCCAACTTGTCTGGAGCAGCCAGAGAACGCGCGTCGGGACGCGGGCGGAGCGCGGAGGTACCGAGACCCGccgaaccccccaccccagactgacTCCCCGGCCCGGCCGGTTCTTAGGCGTTGGCACAGAACCACCCCTCCACCCGCTCCCGGCTGGCGagacccccatcccccgcccccgccctaaCCGAGTCTCCGACTCCGGGCAGGCGGAGTGGACACCgcattggtggtggtgatggggggggctgggggtcaggacTCCGGGTTCATCGCCCTAGTCCTGGTCCTCAAGACTGAGTCTGGGAGGGGGCGTCGGGCAGAGCAAGGTCACGGGTCGGGGCGCGGTGAAGGGAGCCCCCACCCtctcactccccgccccccaacgcCTGTCGATCAGCGGGGTCCCCGCACGCCCCACGAACAACGTCAGGGGTGCGGGGCGATGTGGGACCGGGAGGGACGCCAGCGGGCGCCCGGCAGTTGGCTGGGGTCCCTCCCCGGCGCCCGGGATCGGGGCGCCGCTGCTCCCCGCCGCCCGCTGCTTGGGGCGGGGTCGGGGGGCGTGTTTCCCGGGGGTCCGGGGCGGGTCTGCGGGGCGCCGGTGGCCCGtgggcggccgggggcgggccgggggcgggtcTGCGGGGAGCCCAGGCCGGGGAGGGCCGAGAGTCAAAGGCAAGTGAAGGTGGCAGCGGGAGCGGCGGCagcaggtagggggaggggcagccGGCTGGAGCGCGCGGGGGGACCCCCCAGTCCCTCGGGAGCCGACCCTTCCCGGACAAGGGCCGGCCAGCAGGGACACCCGGCTGCGGCGCGCCAGGCCGGAGGCTGGGCTAGGTGTAGGGCGTCTTCCGGGCGCTCGCGAGGTGGTTGTGGGGGTCCAGGCTCGGTCCTCGTGCGCGGCCCTCTCGCAGGGTCaggtctgggggcgggggcggcctgACCAGACTCCCAGCCGACCCCAACTCTTCCCAGCCGGCCTCAGTCTTGGGGGGAGTCTGAGAGGAGATGGTGGGTCTGCCCTCCTTTTCTCCCCTACCTCTCCCCACTCGCGGGgcgggggaaggtgggagagaagcCAACGCAGGAGGCTTAATTTATTTCCCCTTCGAACGGTTGAGGGAGACACAGtgccctgcctcccctcctctTGAGAGCTGTCCAAAACCTTCGGGATTCCTAGCCCCACTGGCAGCTAGGTGAGTAAGGCCAAGAGTTTGTAACTGATTGGACCAAGGTCACTGTGGTGGCAGCCGAGGGGGACACGAGAATCCAGAGTTTCCCCACATGAGCCGCCTCTTTCCTCCACATCAgcactttctcctctcttcctcaggccaggcccggccccaTACCTAGCCACTGGTGGCCGCCCGCACCTCCAGCCCATATTGATTGTATCTGAAGCTCAGAGAAAACTATTCACTGGACTCAGGGATCCAGGTTGCCAAGGGTTAGTGACCTGGGGAGGGTTGGTGACCCGGGGAACTAGGTCTTGGCCCCGTTGTTTGGACCCTAAGAGACCCAGAGCCTGTCTCCTGTGTCATTCACCTCTTCCCCTTGTTTTCTCAGAccccagaggcaggaggagtgagAACCCTGACCCTTAACCCTGCTGCATTGAGCCAATAGGAGCCTAGTAAGTAAGCCACCCCCTGTTGAGACTCTTGACTGTGCAGGTGGCCGGTACCTCCCACTGTCATAGGTTCTGTGTTCCTCTTAGGGGCCAAGAGGGAGTCTCAAGGAAGGGAGGGTCTTGGGTCAATTGGGCATTGACATCCCTGGTTCCTCTTCGACATGAAGTTGGGTCGTTTTTAACCCCTTTTCCTTTGAGCAACTGACCTTGGGGCTGTCGCTGAAGGTCACAGCCCACTGTGGCTTCCCCTTTAGTATCTTTGGAGTACCCACTTTCTGAG
This region includes:
- the TPPP2 gene encoding tubulin polymerization-promoting protein family member 2, with the protein product MASEAEKTFQKFAVFGDTSSKGNEMNNKNFAKLCKDCGIIDGKAVTSTDVDIVFSKVKAKNTRTITFQQFQEAMKELGQKRFKAKSPEDGLQQVYKLLEGQDPTTSGVTKVSNVGGVERLTDTSKYTGSHKERFDESGKGKGLAGRTDTTDNSGYVSGYKGAGTYDQKTSK
- the RNASE13 gene encoding probable inactive ribonuclease-like protein 13, yielding MKPAVAWFLFLQLVLGPTPLTSLGTKEAIKNFRNLNVDYPRVKFHKNFLDYCNGIMTLVRGTRQSPACPRIHYVMHVPWNLMQTFCRKSDSFCENYNEYCALTPDTLPLTICSLSKKQSLSSCRYKSIITNQRVYLLCSKKEDAQPMGIIGIF